The following proteins are encoded in a genomic region of Stutzerimonas balearica DSM 6083:
- the yjgA gene encoding ribosome biogenesis factor YjgA, protein MSDYSDTDDLGEKSKSQVKRELLALQELGERLTTLKPELIARLPLSDALQKALADAPKHKAHIARKRHIQYIGRLMRDQDVDAILALVDQVDASTRQYNERFHALERWRDRLIAGNDEVLDAFVSEYPDADRQHLRSLIRHAQHEVAHNKPPAAARKVFKYIRELDELKRGLK, encoded by the coding sequence ATGTCTGACTATTCCGACACCGACGATCTCGGTGAAAAAAGCAAATCGCAGGTCAAGCGCGAACTGCTGGCACTCCAGGAGCTCGGCGAGCGGCTGACCACCCTCAAGCCCGAGCTGATCGCACGCCTGCCGCTCAGCGACGCCCTGCAGAAGGCCTTGGCCGATGCACCGAAGCACAAGGCGCATATCGCTCGCAAGCGCCATATCCAGTACATCGGCCGGCTGATGCGCGACCAGGACGTCGACGCGATTCTCGCGCTGGTCGACCAGGTCGACGCCTCGACACGGCAGTACAACGAGCGATTCCATGCACTGGAGCGCTGGCGTGATCGCTTGATCGCCGGCAACGACGAGGTCCTCGACGCCTTCGTCAGCGAATACCCCGACGCCGACCGCCAGCACCTTCGCAGCCTGATCCGCCATGCCCAGCACGAGGTGGCGCACAACAAGCCGCCGGCCGCCGCGCGCAAGGTATTCAAGTACATCCGCGAACTGGATGAGCTCAAGCGCGGCCTGAAATAG